A single genomic interval of Blastocatellia bacterium harbors:
- a CDS encoding DUF1080 domain-containing protein translates to MRIKALLILIALAVSVSLASAAGWQRLFDGKSMRGWQLKAVHGGRGGVWAVEDGALVANQDTDHSGGLLGTTAAFSDFEIELEFKADYPVDTGLFLRTREDGMGYQVTIDYRDGGFVGSLYAPAEGGFLSQYKDWQKAYRKEGWNRLRARIQGQPAHITAWLNDVQTLDFTDTRERYPASGYVGLQVHGGEGAWGATSRARFRHIRVRPL, encoded by the coding sequence ATGAGAATCAAAGCCCTGCTCATCCTCATCGCGCTCGCGGTTTCTGTTTCGCTGGCCAGTGCTGCCGGCTGGCAACGCTTATTTGACGGCAAGAGCATGCGCGGCTGGCAATTGAAAGCCGTGCATGGCGGGCGCGGCGGCGTCTGGGCGGTCGAAGACGGCGCGCTGGTCGCCAACCAGGACACAGATCACAGCGGCGGCCTGCTGGGCACGACGGCGGCGTTCTCTGATTTTGAAATCGAGCTGGAATTCAAGGCCGATTACCCTGTGGATACGGGCCTCTTCCTGCGCACGCGTGAGGACGGCATGGGTTATCAGGTCACCATCGATTACCGCGACGGCGGCTTCGTCGGCAGCCTCTACGCGCCGGCGGAAGGCGGCTTTCTGTCGCAGTACAAAGATTGGCAGAAGGCTTACCGCAAAGAAGGCTGGAACCGTTTGCGCGCCCGCATCCAGGGCCAGCCGGCGCACATCACCGCCTGGCTCAACGATGTGCAGACGCTTGATTTCACCGATACGCGCGAGCGTTATCCGGCGAGCGGCTACGTCGGCTTGCAGGTTCATGGCGGCGAAGGCGCCTGGGGCGCGACGAGCCGCGCACGCTTCCGCCACATCCGCGTCCGCCCGCTTTGA
- a CDS encoding Zn-dependent hydrolase codes for MEMNRREFNIAMLGAVAAMATMRVSAQTALRVNAARLNAHLAALAEFGKNPQGGVSRVAYSDADRQGRDYAMRLMREARLDVTIDAAGNLVGQRKGSEAQGEPLVIGSHIDSVPEGGNYDGDVGSLSAIEVAQTLAENNITTRHPLEVIIFQNEEGGTIGSHALCCGLTEKQLNLPTRSGKTIREGLKFIGGDPDRLSAARRKRGDIAAYLELHIEQGGLLEAEKINIGVVEGIVGIRQWDVTVEGFANHAGTTPMNQRRDALLAGARFIDAVNRIVTSTPGRQVGTVGRIQAQPGAYNVIPGRVTLGLELRDLDAAKIQTLFDRIHAEAEQIAKATGTTFGFNEVNAIIPALTDTRLRKLIDDTAKGLGLTTKQLPSGAGHDAQEMANLGPVGMIFIPSVGGISHSPREFSRPDDIANGANVLLHSLLKLDAMKLA; via the coding sequence ATGGAAATGAATCGGCGCGAATTCAATATCGCAATGCTCGGCGCAGTCGCCGCGATGGCGACGATGCGCGTCAGCGCGCAGACCGCGCTGCGCGTCAACGCGGCGCGCTTGAACGCTCACCTCGCGGCGCTCGCCGAGTTCGGCAAGAACCCGCAGGGCGGCGTCAGCCGCGTCGCCTACAGTGACGCCGACCGCCAGGGGCGCGACTATGCGATGCGGCTCATGCGCGAGGCGCGGCTCGACGTGACGATTGATGCGGCGGGCAACCTCGTCGGGCAGCGCAAGGGCAGCGAAGCGCAAGGCGAGCCGCTGGTCATCGGCTCGCACATCGATTCCGTCCCCGAAGGCGGCAACTATGACGGCGATGTCGGCTCGCTATCGGCGATTGAAGTGGCGCAGACGCTCGCCGAAAATAACATCACGACGCGCCACCCGCTCGAAGTCATCATCTTCCAAAACGAAGAAGGCGGCACTATCGGCAGCCACGCGCTCTGTTGCGGGCTGACAGAGAAGCAGTTGAATCTTCCGACCCGCAGCGGCAAGACGATTCGCGAAGGGCTCAAATTCATCGGCGGCGACCCCGACCGCTTGAGTGCGGCGCGGCGCAAGCGCGGCGACATTGCGGCCTACCTGGAATTGCATATCGAGCAAGGCGGCCTGCTCGAAGCCGAGAAGATTAACATCGGCGTCGTCGAAGGCATCGTCGGCATCCGCCAGTGGGACGTGACCGTTGAAGGCTTCGCCAATCACGCTGGCACGACGCCGATGAACCAGCGGCGCGATGCCCTGCTGGCCGGCGCGCGGTTCATTGACGCGGTCAATCGCATCGTCACCAGCACGCCCGGTCGCCAGGTCGGCACCGTTGGCCGCATTCAAGCTCAACCCGGTGCTTACAATGTGATTCCGGGGCGGGTGACGCTCGGGCTGGAACTGCGCGACCTCGACGCCGCCAAGATTCAAACCCTCTTCGACCGCATTCACGCTGAAGCCGAGCAGATCGCTAAAGCCACCGGCACGACGTTCGGCTTCAACGAAGTCAATGCCATCATCCCGGCGCTCACCGACACGCGCCTGCGCAAGCTGATTGACGACACCGCGAAGGGGCTGGGCCTAACGACGAAGCAATTGCCGAGCGGCGCCGGCCACGACGCGCAAGAGATGGCCAACCTCGGCCCCGTCGGCATGATCTTCATTCCGAGCGTCGGCGGCATCTCGCATTCGCCGCGCGAGTTCTCACGCCCCGACGACATCGCCAACGGCGCTAATGTTTTGTTGCATAGCTTACTGAAGCTCGATGCGATGAAACTGGCTTGA
- the sucC gene encoding ADP-forming succinate--CoA ligase subunit beta yields MKIHEYQGKQLLAKYGVTVPRGEVVDAAEQARAVVERLGLPVVVKAQIHAGGRGKGGGVKLARTAEEAEALTRQILGMNLVTHQTGPEGRTVRRVLIEEGLKIKQEFYLGIVLDRAISRLVFMASSAGGMEIEEVAAREPEKILKEAIDPAVGLQAFQARKLAFGIGIPKESVNKAVKFMVALYRAVVDLDCSLAEINPFLLTEDGELYALDAKLNFDDNALYRHKEYAELRDLSEEEPLEIEASKHDLNYIKLDGNIGCMVNGAGLAMATMDIIKLAGGEPANFLDVGGGASQARVENAFRILLSDENVKAVLINIFGGIVRTDMVASGVIAAARNIGITVPVVVRLEGTNVEEGRRLIDESGLGFVTASGMKDAAEKAVGLAAQAG; encoded by the coding sequence ATGAAGATACACGAATATCAGGGCAAGCAACTGTTGGCGAAGTATGGCGTGACGGTGCCGCGCGGCGAAGTGGTTGACGCCGCCGAGCAGGCGCGCGCCGTCGTCGAGCGTCTCGGATTGCCGGTCGTCGTCAAGGCGCAGATTCATGCCGGCGGACGCGGCAAGGGCGGCGGTGTGAAACTGGCGCGCACCGCTGAAGAGGCCGAGGCGTTGACCCGCCAGATACTCGGCATGAACCTGGTGACGCACCAGACCGGCCCCGAAGGCCGCACCGTGCGCCGCGTCTTGATCGAAGAGGGATTGAAGATCAAGCAGGAGTTTTATCTCGGCATCGTTCTGGACCGCGCCATTTCGCGGCTGGTTTTTATGGCGTCGTCGGCAGGCGGCATGGAGATCGAAGAGGTCGCCGCACGCGAGCCGGAGAAGATTTTGAAGGAAGCCATTGATCCGGCGGTCGGCTTGCAGGCGTTTCAGGCGCGCAAGCTCGCCTTTGGCATCGGCATCCCGAAAGAGTCGGTCAATAAGGCTGTGAAGTTCATGGTGGCGCTCTACCGCGCCGTCGTTGATCTCGACTGCTCGCTCGCCGAAATCAATCCCTTCTTGCTGACCGAAGACGGCGAGCTGTACGCGCTCGACGCCAAGCTCAACTTTGACGACAACGCTTTGTATCGCCACAAAGAGTACGCCGAGCTGCGCGATCTCAGCGAAGAAGAGCCGCTGGAAATCGAAGCGTCGAAGCATGATTTGAACTACATCAAGCTCGACGGCAACATCGGCTGTATGGTGAACGGCGCGGGCCTGGCCATGGCGACGATGGACATTATTAAACTGGCGGGCGGCGAGCCGGCGAACTTCCTTGACGTCGGCGGCGGCGCGTCGCAGGCGCGAGTCGAAAACGCCTTCCGAATCTTGTTGAGCGACGAGAACGTCAAGGCGGTGTTGATCAACATCTTTGGCGGCATCGTGCGCACAGACATGGTGGCGAGCGGCGTCATCGCCGCGGCCCGCAACATCGGCATCACCGTGCCGGTGGTCGTTCGCCTTGAAGGCACAAACGTCGAAGAGGGCCGCCGGCTGATCGATGAATCGGGCCTCGGATTTGTGACCGCTTCGGGGATGAAAGACGCGGCGGAAAAAGCCGTCGGGCTGGCGGCGCAGGCCGGATAG
- a CDS encoding S41 family peptidase, producing the protein MKKLLARPSYLLLITFLCVITARAQEQASALSLYSPVERQLTGAQRQLYTLGLKHGQIAEVVVEQRGLDVVVAVSAPDGHRLFEVDTPTGAQGDEKVVIAAEQAGNYRIEVRALDPQSLPGKYRINFARYLSDAEYQTERLAALGRLWGVVKYFHPFLAYKEVDWDAALIKAIPRVKAARSPNDYRQAIGDLLQVLNDPATVVEPPAVEQAVAAPVGEKKAPTYFRVVDGFVIIRATDWAAAFVSGNRAAFANQPQMMQEVAKAKGVLLDCRYSGISESELPPFYLGFYLDSTIPALVQGTVTLGTNRYRMHSGYPPQRGNTSGGYTSSLITAVPGAISGQAQSKKPLAVIIDEKTPDLISLLSGLQAAGARIVQVGKANGSPGVGVYPMMLPDGVRVKVRTTEFVHPGGGATFQADAQVPNDAGDEKVIAAAMAALDTSGGEQPAAAAVSAPLVVRSVKDAPYADMSFPAEEYRLLALFRFWNVINYFAPYKNLTDKPWATVLTDFIPRFLENKSALEYQTTVAEMVARLQDTHGFVQGLTALNQQLGLFAPPLGLSAVGGRLAVTELLDEGAAQAAGLKVGDVILAIDGEPTEQRIAYLTKLKSLSTPQAAYTYIYPLALRGAKDSKARLRVEGADGQAREVELTRTLPMERVAFSQRKTPIYQMLPSGYGYIDLARLPLVEAHKAMDAMMSAPAIIFDMRGYPNGTAWEIAPRLTEKQGVTAAIFRRPLQSATNFGDEDLQGSTPDYAFEQKLPPAKGAIYKGKVVMLINHDAISQAEHTCLFFESATSVTFIGSPTVGANGDVTNLVLPGGIYVSFSGHSVSHADGRQLQRVGVQPHIKAEPTLKGIREGRDDVLEAAVKFLDASAKH; encoded by the coding sequence ATGAAAAAGCTTCTCGCCCGCCCAAGTTATTTGCTGTTGATCACTTTCCTCTGCGTCATCACGGCGCGCGCCCAGGAGCAAGCGTCGGCGCTTTCGCTCTACTCCCCGGTCGAGCGCCAACTGACGGGGGCACAGCGCCAGCTTTACACGCTCGGCCTGAAGCACGGCCAGATCGCCGAGGTCGTCGTCGAACAGCGCGGCCTTGACGTGGTGGTGGCGGTCAGCGCGCCGGATGGCCACCGGCTCTTCGAGGTGGACACGCCGACCGGGGCGCAAGGCGACGAGAAGGTCGTGATCGCCGCCGAGCAGGCGGGCAACTATCGCATCGAAGTTCGCGCGCTCGATCCGCAGTCCCTGCCGGGCAAGTATCGCATCAACTTCGCCCGCTACTTGAGCGACGCGGAGTACCAGACCGAGCGGCTGGCGGCGCTGGGCCGGCTGTGGGGCGTGGTCAAATACTTTCACCCCTTCCTGGCCTACAAGGAGGTTGACTGGGACGCCGCGCTAATCAAGGCCATCCCGCGGGTCAAAGCCGCGCGCTCGCCGAACGACTATCGCCAGGCCATCGGCGATTTGCTTCAGGTCTTGAATGACCCCGCTACTGTGGTCGAACCGCCGGCGGTCGAACAAGCCGTCGCCGCGCCTGTCGGCGAGAAGAAAGCGCCGACCTACTTCCGCGTGGTTGACGGGTTCGTCATCATTCGGGCCACCGACTGGGCCGCCGCCTTCGTCAGCGGCAATCGCGCGGCGTTTGCCAATCAGCCGCAGATGATGCAAGAGGTCGCCAAAGCAAAAGGCGTCCTGCTCGACTGCCGGTACAGCGGCATCTCAGAATCCGAGCTGCCGCCATTTTATCTCGGCTTCTATCTCGACAGTACGATCCCTGCACTCGTCCAGGGCACGGTCACGCTCGGCACGAATCGTTATCGAATGCACAGCGGCTACCCACCGCAACGCGGCAACACTTCGGGCGGCTATACTTCGTCGCTGATCACGGCGGTGCCGGGTGCGATCAGCGGCCAGGCGCAAAGCAAGAAACCGCTGGCCGTCATCATTGACGAAAAGACGCCCGACCTGATCTCGCTCTTGAGCGGCCTGCAAGCCGCCGGTGCCCGCATCGTCCAGGTCGGCAAGGCCAATGGCTCGCCCGGCGTCGGTGTTTATCCGATGATGCTGCCTGACGGCGTCCGCGTGAAAGTCCGCACCACCGAATTTGTGCATCCGGGCGGCGGCGCGACTTTTCAGGCCGACGCGCAAGTCCCGAATGACGCCGGTGATGAGAAGGTGATCGCCGCGGCGATGGCGGCGCTCGACACGTCGGGCGGCGAGCAGCCGGCAGCCGCAGCCGTGTCCGCCCCTCTCGTCGTGCGCAGCGTCAAGGACGCGCCGTACGCCGATATGAGCTTCCCCGCCGAAGAATATCGCCTGCTCGCGCTCTTCCGCTTCTGGAACGTGATTAATTACTTTGCCCCGTACAAGAACCTGACCGACAAGCCGTGGGCCACGGTGTTGACTGACTTCATCCCGCGCTTTCTCGAAAACAAATCGGCGCTCGAATATCAAACGACGGTCGCCGAGATGGTGGCGCGGCTTCAGGACACGCATGGGTTCGTGCAAGGGCTGACGGCGCTCAACCAGCAACTGGGACTGTTCGCGCCGCCGCTCGGCTTGAGCGCGGTCGGCGGCAGATTGGCCGTCACAGAACTGCTTGATGAAGGCGCGGCGCAGGCCGCTGGACTCAAGGTCGGCGATGTCATCCTCGCCATTGACGGTGAGCCGACCGAGCAGCGCATCGCTTACCTGACAAAGCTCAAGTCTCTATCGACGCCGCAGGCGGCTTACACTTACATTTACCCGTTGGCGCTGCGCGGGGCCAAAGACAGCAAGGCTCGCTTGCGCGTCGAGGGCGCCGATGGCCAGGCTCGCGAAGTCGAGCTGACCCGTACGCTGCCGATGGAAAGAGTCGCCTTTTCCCAGCGCAAGACGCCGATCTACCAAATGCTGCCGAGCGGCTACGGTTACATCGATCTGGCGCGGCTGCCGCTTGTCGAGGCGCACAAAGCGATGGACGCGATGATGAGCGCGCCGGCCATCATCTTTGATATGCGCGGCTACCCGAATGGCACGGCCTGGGAGATCGCGCCGCGTTTGACTGAAAAGCAAGGGGTCACCGCCGCCATCTTCCGCCGCCCGTTGCAGTCGGCGACGAACTTCGGAGACGAAGACCTTCAGGGGAGCACGCCGGATTACGCCTTCGAGCAGAAGTTGCCGCCGGCCAAGGGCGCGATCTACAAAGGCAAGGTCGTGATGCTGATTAACCACGACGCCATCAGCCAGGCCGAGCATACCTGTCTCTTCTTCGAGTCGGCGACCAGCGTCACCTTCATCGGCAGCCCGACCGTCGGCGCGAACGGCGACGTGACCAACCTGGTGCTGCCGGGCGGGATTTACGTCAGCTTTTCAGGCCACAGCGTCAGCCATGCCGACGGGCGGCAGTTGCAGCGCGTCGGCGTGCAGCCGCACATCAAGGCCGAGCCGACGCTCAAGGGAATCCGCGAAGGCCGGGACGATGTGCTTGAAGCCGCGGTGAAATTCCTGGATGCTTCGGCGAAGCACTAG
- a CDS encoding DinB family protein, translating into MTKKDIQLLLAYNRWANARMLDVASRLTLRQLAEDLSTSHHSVQATLTHTLAAEWVWLMRCRGVSPKAMFDPNDFAELAALRSRWAEVEQDQQNLIDEQTDESLQRVIAYTNTRGEQWAYPLGQIMQHVVNHSSYHRGQVTAMVRQLGAEAVTTDYLVYIDKLAKEA; encoded by the coding sequence ATGACCAAGAAAGACATTCAATTGCTGCTCGCTTATAACCGCTGGGCCAACGCCCGGATGCTGGACGTCGCCTCGCGCCTGACGCTGCGGCAACTGGCGGAAGATTTATCGACCAGCCACCATTCGGTGCAAGCAACGCTGACCCACACACTGGCGGCGGAATGGGTATGGCTGATGCGCTGCCGGGGCGTCTCTCCGAAAGCTATGTTTGATCCGAACGATTTCGCCGAGCTTGCCGCGCTGCGAAGCCGTTGGGCCGAGGTCGAGCAGGATCAGCAGAACTTGATTGACGAGCAGACCGACGAGAGCTTGCAGCGCGTCATCGCCTATACCAACACCCGTGGCGAGCAATGGGCGTACCCGCTGGGGCAGATCATGCAGCACGTCGTCAATCACTCGTCGTATCATCGCGGCCAGGTCACGGCGATGGTCAGACAGCTCGGAGCCGAAGCGGTGACGACCGACTATCTGGTTTACATCGATAAGCTCGCTAAAGAGGCTTGA
- a CDS encoding amidohydrolase family protein, protein MRAAKFILCIIGLLSISARAQTVSSQTPASGKRIVIAASTVLDGRGGVLRDTRIVIEGAKIVAIDPKAGPVDYDLRGLTVLPGWIDAHAHITWSFGKDGKNVGMAETTQEAAYRSASNAWLTLMAGFTTIQSPGSPTDLPLREAIARGMLPGPRLLTAVEPLIGRGEQTGTPDEIRAYVRKQKEAGADLIKIFAAGGMLQGSMTMSQEQLNAACDEARKQGLRTLVHAYRDAVRGATLAGCTQVEHGLGATDDDLKLMAARGTYFDPQAGLLLENYILNKEKYVGSPYYPKTLEGFDVFEKILPMNHELMRRAARVPGLKMVFGTDAVAGAHGRNAEEFIDRVRDGGVAPMAAMVSANALAAEALGLSDQIGAIAPGLQADIIALDGDPLKEITAVRRVVFVMKGGVVYKHVARGAIPAYAGVQP, encoded by the coding sequence ATGCGGGCCGCAAAGTTCATTCTGTGCATCATTGGTCTTCTTAGCATCAGCGCCAGAGCGCAGACCGTCTCTTCACAGACGCCGGCATCGGGCAAGCGTATCGTCATTGCCGCAAGCACGGTGCTTGATGGCCGGGGCGGCGTGCTGCGCGACACGCGCATTGTCATCGAAGGCGCGAAGATCGTCGCCATTGACCCGAAGGCCGGCCCCGTAGATTACGACTTGCGTGGCCTGACGGTGTTGCCCGGCTGGATTGACGCGCACGCGCATATCACCTGGAGCTTCGGCAAAGACGGCAAGAATGTCGGCATGGCCGAAACCACTCAAGAGGCGGCGTATCGCTCGGCGTCGAACGCCTGGCTGACGCTGATGGCAGGCTTCACGACCATACAAAGTCCCGGCTCGCCCACAGACCTGCCGCTGCGCGAAGCCATCGCCAGGGGAATGCTGCCCGGCCCGCGCCTGCTCACGGCTGTCGAACCGCTCATCGGGCGCGGCGAGCAGACAGGGACGCCGGATGAAATCCGCGCCTACGTCCGCAAACAGAAAGAAGCCGGCGCCGACTTGATTAAAATTTTTGCCGCCGGCGGCATGCTCCAGGGCTCTATGACCATGTCGCAGGAGCAACTGAATGCCGCCTGCGACGAAGCCCGCAAGCAGGGCCTGCGCACGCTCGTGCATGCTTACAGAGATGCCGTGCGCGGCGCGACGCTTGCCGGCTGCACGCAGGTCGAGCATGGGTTGGGGGCGACCGACGACGATTTGAAATTGATGGCCGCGCGGGGAACCTATTTCGACCCGCAGGCCGGGCTGCTGCTTGAAAACTATATTCTGAACAAGGAAAAATATGTCGGCAGCCCCTACTACCCCAAAACTCTGGAAGGCTTTGATGTCTTCGAGAAGATTCTGCCGATGAATCACGAGCTGATGCGGCGCGCGGCCAGAGTGCCGGGGCTGAAGATGGTCTTCGGCACAGACGCGGTGGCCGGCGCGCATGGGCGCAACGCCGAAGAGTTTATTGATCGCGTTCGTGACGGCGGCGTCGCTCCCATGGCGGCAATGGTCTCGGCCAACGCGCTCGCCGCCGAAGCGCTCGGCCTGAGCGATCAGATCGGCGCGATTGCCCCCGGCTTGCAGGCCGACATCATCGCGCTCGACGGCGACCCGTTGAAAGAGATCACGGCGGTGCGCCGCGTCGTCTTTGTCATGAAGGGCGGCGTGGTTTACAAGCACGTCGCGCGCGGCGCCATTCCGGCTTACGCCGGCGTGCAGCCTTGA
- a CDS encoding aminotransferase class I/II-fold pyridoxal phosphate-dependent enzyme, which produces MTQTPARLYSLPQAPESTKHFDTKPTPLNTGAPPFPVNEKVRQAIIKAVEASKEQLSYPPTRGIEDLRKKVAREYGYSEEGIIITYGASQALYNILDTIIGDEEVLIPAPFWFAFPNIVAQGRGRLKIIETSAEDDFKLTPRRLAQSISWKSRVLILTNPNNPTGTVYTREEMDALVKVLMDHPRLLVVSDEVYNLVLMDEKTCPSISSWPKMRDRVLLVNSLSKNYAMSGLRVGFVAAHPMWADIYLQKQNYATSGVNEFLQRGALAALEAKDEIISPIVEALKARRAKAIELLDTVPHTSYITPQAAYFFFWNIEHYIGCRTEGGRLIRSDVDLVDYLLQDANVLVVAGSLCGTPGHLRITYAIAEKQFEDAIHQIKESLQKLSC; this is translated from the coding sequence ATGACACAGACTCCCGCCCGCCTCTATTCGCTGCCGCAAGCCCCGGAAAGCACGAAGCATTTCGACACCAAGCCGACACCGCTCAACACCGGCGCGCCGCCCTTTCCGGTAAACGAGAAGGTGCGCCAGGCAATTATCAAAGCGGTCGAAGCAAGCAAAGAACAACTCTCTTACCCGCCGACGCGCGGCATCGAAGACCTGCGAAAGAAGGTCGCCAGGGAGTATGGCTACTCGGAAGAAGGCATCATTATTACTTACGGCGCTTCGCAGGCGTTATACAACATCCTTGATACCATCATCGGCGACGAGGAGGTATTGATCCCCGCGCCGTTCTGGTTCGCCTTCCCCAACATCGTCGCGCAGGGTCGAGGCCGCCTCAAGATCATCGAGACAAGTGCCGAAGACGATTTTAAGCTGACGCCGCGACGGCTGGCGCAAAGCATTAGCTGGAAGAGCCGTGTGCTGATCCTGACCAACCCGAATAATCCGACCGGGACGGTCTACACGCGCGAAGAGATGGACGCGCTGGTCAAAGTGCTGATGGACCATCCGCGTCTGCTGGTCGTCTCTGACGAAGTTTACAACCTCGTTTTGATGGATGAGAAAACCTGTCCGAGCATTAGCAGTTGGCCCAAAATGCGCGACCGGGTGTTGTTGGTCAACAGCCTGTCGAAGAACTACGCGATGTCGGGCTTGCGGGTCGGGTTCGTCGCGGCGCATCCCATGTGGGCCGACATTTATCTCCAGAAGCAGAACTATGCCACGTCGGGCGTCAACGAGTTTTTGCAACGCGGGGCGTTAGCCGCGCTCGAAGCCAAGGACGAGATCATCTCGCCAATCGTCGAGGCCCTGAAGGCGCGGCGGGCGAAGGCGATTGAGCTATTGGACACGGTCCCGCACACCTCGTACATCACGCCGCAGGCGGCCTATTTCTTCTTCTGGAACATCGAGCATTACATCGGCTGCCGAACCGAGGGCGGCAGATTGATCCGCAGCGATGTGGACCTGGTGGATTACCTGTTGCAGGACGCCAACGTCCTCGTCGTCGCCGGCAGCCTGTGCGGCACGCCCGGGCACCTGCGCATCACCTACGCCATCGCGGAAAAGCAGTTCGAGGATGCGATTCACCAGATCAAGGAGAGCCTGCAAAAACTCAGTTGCTGA
- a CDS encoding IgA Peptidase M64, producing the protein MIKTAFIALALLLVVSHFSVNAAAQTPRTMRVDYYHTGNATQELFSLDRVVVEPLAWPGDPQKTIDETNLGRYIFEVRDRATNRLLYSRGFASVYGEWETTDEAKAMNRTFHESLRFPSPASSVQVVLKKRDAANAFREVWSLVVDPKDMFIDPATAPAPAPLIEIEKNGDPATKVDFLILGDGYTAAERGKFEKDVRRLLAILFATSPYKEHRKDFNVWALCPPAPESGISRPSTGIHRASPLGTSYDAFGSERYVLTFDNRELRTVAQFAPYEFIEIITNTRTYGGGGIFNLYSTVAADSEQAPYIFVHEFGHHFAGLADEYYTSPVAYTTPDVKVEPWEPNVTALLDPASLKWKDLVEPGTPIPTPWKKEEYEQHSREYGKRRAQIRAENRPEAEMEALFRENRVFEVKLFGSEKYAGKVGAFEGAMYEAKGYYRPEVDCIMFTRSQAFCAVCRRAIERVISLYAR; encoded by the coding sequence ATGATAAAGACGGCTTTCATTGCGCTCGCCCTCCTGTTGGTCGTGTCACACTTCAGCGTCAACGCGGCGGCCCAGACGCCGCGCACCATGCGTGTGGATTACTATCACACCGGCAATGCGACGCAGGAACTCTTCAGCCTTGATCGCGTCGTCGTCGAGCCGCTCGCCTGGCCCGGCGACCCGCAGAAGACGATTGATGAGACCAACCTCGGCAGGTACATCTTTGAAGTCCGCGACCGCGCGACCAACCGTTTGCTCTACTCGCGCGGCTTCGCCTCGGTCTACGGCGAGTGGGAGACGACCGACGAAGCCAAGGCGATGAATCGCACCTTTCACGAATCGCTGCGCTTCCCGTCGCCTGCGTCATCGGTGCAGGTGGTATTGAAGAAGCGTGACGCCGCGAACGCCTTCCGCGAAGTCTGGTCGCTGGTCGTTGACCCGAAAGACATGTTCATTGACCCGGCAACGGCGCCGGCGCCGGCGCCGCTGATCGAGATTGAAAAGAACGGCGACCCGGCGACTAAAGTTGATTTCTTGATTCTAGGCGACGGTTACACGGCGGCGGAGCGCGGCAAGTTCGAGAAGGATGTGCGGCGATTGCTTGCCATTCTGTTTGCGACTTCACCGTACAAAGAGCATCGCAAAGATTTCAACGTCTGGGCGCTCTGCCCGCCGGCTCCGGAGTCGGGCATCTCGCGGCCCTCGACCGGCATTCATCGCGCCTCGCCGCTGGGCACGAGCTATGACGCGTTCGGCTCCGAGCGCTACGTGTTGACCTTTGACAACCGCGAACTGCGCACCGTGGCGCAGTTCGCGCCTTACGAGTTCATCGAGATCATCACCAACACGCGGACCTATGGCGGCGGTGGCATCTTTAACCTCTATAGCACGGTGGCCGCCGACAGCGAGCAAGCGCCCTACATCTTCGTTCACGAGTTCGGCCATCACTTCGCAGGGTTGGCCGACGAGTATTACACCTCGCCCGTGGCTTACACGACGCCCGACGTGAAAGTCGAGCCGTGGGAGCCGAACGTCACGGCGCTGCTCGACCCGGCGAGCCTGAAATGGAAAGACCTGGTCGAGCCGGGGACGCCGATCCCAACGCCGTGGAAGAAAGAAGAGTACGAGCAGCATTCGCGCGAATACGGCAAGCGGCGGGCACAGATTCGCGCCGAGAATCGCCCGGAAGCCGAGATGGAAGCCCTCTTCCGCGAGAACCGCGTCTTTGAAGTGAAGCTCTTCGGGTCGGAAAAATATGCCGGCAAGGTCGGCGCTTTCGAGGGCGCGATGTACGAGGCGAAAGGCTATTATCGGCCCGAAGTCGATTGCATCATGTTCACGCGCAGCCAGGCGTTCTGCGCCGTCTGCCGCCGCGCCATCGAGCGCGTCATCAGTCTGTACGCGCGCTAG